The following coding sequences lie in one Nocardioides sambongensis genomic window:
- a CDS encoding DUF4396 domain-containing protein: protein MDQTQHERHAGHESHEAHGSTRTMAVSATLHCLTGCAIGEIAGLMIGTAIGLGNGWTIALSIALAFLFGYTLSTLPLLKAGLGVGAALSVVLAADTLSIATMEVVDNTVMALIPGAMGRDWSTCCSGSGC from the coding sequence ATGGACCAGACCCAGCACGAGCGTCACGCCGGCCACGAGAGCCACGAGGCTCACGGCTCCACCCGGACGATGGCGGTCTCGGCGACCCTGCACTGCCTCACCGGATGCGCGATCGGTGAGATCGCCGGCCTGATGATCGGCACCGCGATCGGTCTGGGCAACGGCTGGACGATCGCACTCTCGATCGCGCTCGCCTTCCTGTTCGGCTACACGCTCTCCACGCTGCCGCTGCTCAAGGCCGGCCTCGGCGTCGGCGCCGCGCTCAGCGTCGTACTGGCGGCGGACACCCTGTCGATCGCGACGATGGAGGTGGTCGACAACACCGTGATGGCGCTGATCCCCGGCGCGATGGGGCGGGACTGGTCAACGTGCTGTTCTGGGTCGGGATGCTGA
- a CDS encoding DNA-formamidopyrimidine glycosylase family protein, whose product MPELPEVEALAQDLSGRLDGRAITKVHVAQFSALKTYDPPLTAIEGTLVDDVSRHGKFLDIEASGLHLILHLARAGWVRWRDEVPALPPKPSPKSTLAVRIVLSPGPDDPDDLDTTPGLDVTEAGTKKSLACYLVRDPLDVPGIASLGPDPLVEEFTREVLGEILVSEGRKQLKGVLRHQGTIAGIGNAYSDEILHTARMSPFKAANSLTDGELTILYDALRSTLGDAVARSQGLAASELKAEKKTHMAVHGRTGQQCPVCGDVVREVSFADSSLQYCATCQTGGKPLADRRMSRLLK is encoded by the coding sequence GTGCCCGAGCTGCCCGAGGTGGAGGCGCTGGCCCAGGACCTGTCCGGCCGGCTGGACGGCCGCGCCATCACGAAGGTCCACGTGGCCCAGTTCAGCGCCCTGAAGACCTACGACCCGCCACTGACCGCGATCGAAGGCACCCTGGTCGACGACGTCAGTCGACACGGGAAGTTCCTCGACATCGAGGCCAGCGGCCTGCACCTCATCCTCCACCTCGCCCGCGCGGGGTGGGTGCGCTGGCGGGACGAGGTGCCCGCGCTGCCACCCAAGCCGAGCCCCAAGTCCACCCTCGCGGTGCGGATCGTCCTCTCCCCCGGCCCCGACGACCCGGACGACCTGGACACCACCCCCGGTCTCGACGTGACCGAGGCCGGCACCAAGAAGTCGCTGGCCTGCTACCTGGTCCGCGACCCGCTCGACGTCCCCGGCATCGCCAGCCTCGGCCCGGACCCCCTGGTCGAGGAGTTCACCCGCGAGGTGCTCGGCGAGATCCTGGTCAGCGAGGGTCGCAAGCAGCTCAAGGGCGTGCTGCGCCACCAGGGCACCATCGCCGGCATCGGCAACGCCTACTCCGACGAGATCCTGCACACGGCGCGGATGTCGCCGTTCAAGGCCGCCAACAGCCTCACCGACGGCGAGCTCACCATCCTGTACGACGCACTGCGCAGCACCCTCGGCGACGCCGTCGCCCGCTCCCAGGGGCTGGCCGCCAGCGAGCTCAAGGCGGAGAAGAAGACGCACATGGCGGTGCACGGCCGGACGGGTCAGCAGTGCCCGGTCTGCGGCGACGTGGTGCGCGAGGTCTCCTTCGCCGACTCCAGCCTGCAGTACTGCGCGACCTGCCAGACCGGCGGGAAGCCGCTGGCCGACCGCCGGATGAGCCGGCTGCTCAAGTAG
- a CDS encoding GntR family transcriptional regulator, with protein sequence MSQPPRGHGAAAVAALEEEIVLGLLHPRERLREDELMERFELKRHVARAVLSDLASLGLVERRPNAGAVVREYSTDEVRDLYQVRELLETTAAASIADPLPTGALEALRATQAEHDLAVSEGDRRRVFRANLRFHEQLFAMAPNAVLVEAVNAHARRAHAIRFTSFADQASLERARTEHHAILEALDPVDPVRLSAVCAAHLLPSRDAYLAKSVDRDRLR encoded by the coding sequence GTGAGCCAGCCCCCACGGGGTCACGGCGCGGCCGCGGTGGCCGCGCTCGAGGAGGAGATCGTCCTCGGCCTACTCCACCCACGCGAGCGGCTGCGGGAGGACGAGCTGATGGAGCGCTTCGAGCTCAAGCGCCACGTCGCCCGAGCGGTGCTCAGCGACTTGGCCTCCCTCGGTCTCGTCGAGCGGCGCCCCAACGCCGGCGCAGTCGTGCGGGAGTACTCCACCGACGAGGTGCGCGATCTCTACCAGGTCCGCGAACTGCTGGAGACCACTGCGGCCGCCAGCATCGCCGACCCGCTCCCGACCGGCGCTCTGGAGGCGCTGCGCGCCACCCAGGCTGAGCACGACCTGGCTGTGAGCGAGGGCGACAGGCGCCGTGTGTTCCGCGCCAACCTCCGGTTCCACGAGCAGCTGTTCGCGATGGCGCCGAACGCGGTGCTCGTCGAGGCGGTCAACGCCCACGCCCGCCGCGCCCACGCGATCCGGTTCACCTCGTTCGCCGACCAGGCATCTTTGGAGCGGGCAAGGACCGAGCACCACGCGATCCTCGAGGCACTCGATCCGGTCGATCCCGTGCGACTCAGCGCCGTGTGCGCGGCGCACCTGCTCCCCTCGCGCGACGCCTATCTGGCCAAGTCCGTCGACCGTGACCGGCTTCGCTGA
- a CDS encoding IlvD/Edd family dehydratase — translation MSDTTGLGQGLTNYGDSGFSMYLRKVFVKGAGYTDEALERPVVGIVNTDSRFNPCHGNSAQLIDAVRRGVLMAGGLPMEFPTISVHESFSSPTSMYLRNLMSMDTEEMIRAQPMDSVVLIGGCDKTVPAQLMGAASANIPAIQLVTGSMLTGGFRGTRVGACTDCRFYWGQHRAGEMDAEEINDVSSRLAGSVGTCSVMGTASTMACIAEALGMALPGSASPPAVTADRMRVAEQTGTRAVQMVGTDLTPQQIITPTAIRNAVRVLAAIGGSTNAVVHLAAIAGRVGLDLDLDELDELSRRTPVLLDLKPSGQFYMEDFHRAGGVPVLMEQLRDQLELEAPTITGHTLGENLDGTVTDYTQDVIQDRGQPIHPEGGIAVVRGNLAPGGAIVKQSAADPALMQHEGRAVVFRDSADLAARIDDPDLDVRADDVLVLQNIGPVGAPGMPEAGYIPIPRKLAREGVRDMVRISDGRMSGTAAGTIVLHVVPESAVGGPLRYVRDGDRIRLDVAGRSLELLVDDEELDRRRADDPPSAPTADRGYRKLYVSTVLQADQGADFDFLRG, via the coding sequence ATGAGCGACACCACGGGCCTGGGCCAGGGGTTGACGAACTACGGCGACTCCGGCTTCTCGATGTACCTTCGCAAGGTCTTCGTCAAGGGCGCCGGCTACACCGACGAGGCCCTGGAGCGTCCCGTCGTCGGCATCGTCAACACCGACAGTCGGTTCAACCCCTGCCACGGGAACTCGGCCCAGCTCATCGACGCGGTACGACGCGGCGTACTGATGGCGGGTGGGCTCCCGATGGAGTTCCCGACGATCTCGGTCCACGAGTCGTTCTCCTCGCCGACCTCGATGTACCTGCGCAACCTGATGTCGATGGACACCGAGGAGATGATCCGCGCCCAACCGATGGACTCGGTGGTGCTGATCGGCGGCTGCGACAAGACCGTCCCGGCCCAGCTGATGGGGGCGGCCAGCGCGAACATCCCCGCCATCCAGCTGGTCACGGGGTCGATGCTCACCGGCGGCTTCCGCGGCACCCGGGTCGGTGCGTGCACCGACTGCCGCTTCTACTGGGGGCAGCACCGGGCCGGCGAGATGGATGCCGAGGAGATCAACGACGTCAGCTCCCGTCTCGCCGGCAGCGTCGGCACCTGCTCGGTGATGGGCACCGCCAGCACCATGGCCTGCATCGCCGAAGCGCTGGGCATGGCTCTGCCCGGTTCCGCGAGCCCGCCGGCGGTGACCGCCGACCGGATGCGGGTCGCGGAGCAGACCGGCACCCGAGCAGTGCAGATGGTCGGGACCGACCTGACTCCCCAGCAGATCATCACCCCGACCGCGATCCGCAACGCGGTCCGCGTACTCGCGGCCATCGGCGGGTCGACCAACGCGGTGGTGCACCTCGCCGCCATCGCCGGACGCGTCGGCCTGGACCTCGACCTCGATGAGTTGGACGAACTCAGCCGCCGCACCCCTGTGCTCCTCGACCTCAAGCCGTCCGGCCAGTTCTACATGGAGGACTTCCACCGCGCCGGCGGCGTACCGGTGCTAATGGAGCAGTTGCGCGACCAGTTGGAGCTGGAGGCTCCCACGATCACCGGCCACACGCTGGGGGAGAACCTCGACGGCACGGTGACCGACTACACCCAAGACGTCATCCAGGATCGCGGTCAGCCGATCCACCCCGAGGGCGGCATCGCCGTGGTGCGCGGCAACCTCGCGCCCGGCGGCGCAATCGTCAAGCAGTCCGCGGCAGACCCCGCGCTGATGCAGCACGAGGGTCGCGCTGTCGTCTTCCGGGACAGCGCCGACCTGGCCGCCCGGATCGACGACCCCGACCTCGACGTACGCGCCGACGACGTCCTTGTCCTGCAAAACATCGGTCCGGTCGGGGCTCCGGGCATGCCGGAGGCGGGCTACATCCCGATCCCGCGCAAGCTCGCGCGCGAAGGCGTCCGGGACATGGTCCGGATCTCCGACGGTCGGATGTCGGGGACCGCGGCCGGCACGATCGTGCTGCACGTCGTGCCCGAGTCGGCGGTCGGCGGCCCCCTGCGATACGTCCGGGACGGCGATCGGATCCGGCTCGACGTCGCCGGTCGTTCGCTCGAACTGCTCGTCGACGATGAGGAGCTCGACCGCCGCCGGGCCGACGACCCGCCCTCTGCTCCCACAGCCGACCGCGGTTATCGCAAGCTCTACGTCTCCACGGTCCTCCAGGCCGATCAGGGCGCCGACTTCGACTTCCTCCGGGGCTGA
- a CDS encoding rhodanese-like domain-containing protein, whose product MNIPTVNIDAVPDPLPEGLTVLDVREPEEWVAGHIDGALHIPLGELPERVPELAVLEPVQTLVVCKVGGRSAQATAYLAQSGYEVVNLAGGMLDWQAAGRPMVSETDQAPYVG is encoded by the coding sequence GTGAACATCCCGACCGTGAACATCGACGCCGTCCCCGACCCGCTGCCCGAGGGACTCACCGTGCTCGACGTACGCGAGCCCGAGGAGTGGGTGGCCGGCCACATCGACGGGGCGCTGCACATCCCGCTCGGCGAGCTGCCGGAGCGCGTGCCCGAGCTGGCCGTCCTGGAGCCGGTGCAGACCCTGGTGGTCTGCAAGGTCGGAGGCCGCAGCGCCCAGGCGACCGCCTACCTCGCCCAGTCCGGCTACGAGGTCGTCAACCTGGCCGGCGGCATGCTCGACTGGCAGGCCGCAGGGCGGCCGATGGTGAGCGAGACCGACCAGGCGCCGTACGTCGGCTGA
- a CDS encoding DUF4396 domain-containing protein, whose protein sequence is MLFWVGMLISFTVAFFAAYPVNAFLLSRGKGHALMHGYHGAEAAGGARRLIPSFSTGGMVAALVAFLLGGLVVSISDETGFGASGPDGSGGGHAAVAPHGSTDVGDPGGGWRTT, encoded by the coding sequence GTGCTGTTCTGGGTCGGGATGCTGATCTCGTTCACGGTGGCCTTCTTCGCCGCCTACCCGGTCAACGCCTTCCTGCTCTCCCGCGGCAAGGGGCACGCGCTGATGCACGGCTACCACGGTGCCGAGGCCGCCGGCGGGGCACGCCGGCTCATCCCCTCGTTCTCGACCGGGGGCATGGTGGCGGCACTGGTGGCGTTCCTGCTCGGCGGCCTGGTGGTGTCGATCTCCGACGAGACCGGGTTCGGCGCGAGTGGGCCCGACGGGTCCGGCGGGGGCCATGCCGCGGTCGCACCGCACGGATCGACCGACGTCGGCGATCCCGGCGGCGGGTGGCGGACTACTTGA
- a CDS encoding ATP-binding protein — protein MSAEVDDLATPVAGRLVGRDEEIDQVLGLLLADDCPDLLTLCGAAGIGKTSTAIEVADRLETSGRATAFVRLESAVSTSDLLLAVAAAVSLPAGEEGTLLDRLTDVGGEERWVVLDNCEHLRGRPHPVAVLRQACPGFRLLATSIRPLRVTGERALDLPPLPLPPPDASAEEMHASPAVQLYLQRAAESSASFDPAQTRLADVAAVCRQVDGLPLGIELLAARVTTMPPATAHHYLQAHPAIGLEQPRRAPAVSTRHQSLHAALEWTHALVPDDASTLLRRMAVFSGPVGLEQLGVLHTWDGDETDGQRDSELLDLVADLVDVRLVEPRTVHHEPTFALLPLVRDFALAQLDAHGEREMAEERRAEACLALVRARKRDLDLGSDSDAMVELGARETDLRQVLDRLVAADDLARGWTWPAGSPRWSSGAGTTASSPRHCSGCWPRMPVSTARLRATHCSTRSCPRRSWSRRCSGWRRSASSPSGPPTWTRSAPCSATRPDGPAR, from the coding sequence GTGTCCGCCGAGGTCGACGATCTCGCCACCCCGGTGGCGGGCCGACTGGTCGGCCGCGACGAGGAGATCGACCAGGTCCTCGGCCTGCTCCTCGCCGACGACTGTCCCGACCTGCTCACGCTCTGCGGGGCGGCCGGGATCGGCAAGACCTCCACCGCGATCGAGGTGGCCGACCGGCTCGAGACCAGCGGGCGGGCGACGGCCTTCGTCCGCCTGGAGTCCGCGGTGAGCACCTCCGACCTGCTGCTCGCCGTCGCCGCGGCGGTCTCCCTGCCGGCCGGCGAGGAGGGCACCCTGCTCGACCGGCTCACCGACGTCGGCGGCGAGGAGCGCTGGGTGGTGCTGGACAACTGCGAGCACCTGCGGGGGCGACCCCACCCGGTGGCGGTGCTGCGCCAGGCGTGCCCCGGCTTCCGGCTGCTCGCCACCAGCATCCGGCCGCTGCGGGTCACCGGGGAACGCGCGCTCGACCTGCCGCCGCTGCCGCTGCCGCCACCCGATGCGTCGGCGGAGGAGATGCACGCCAGTCCCGCGGTCCAGCTCTACCTGCAGCGCGCCGCCGAGTCCTCCGCATCGTTCGACCCTGCGCAGACCCGGCTGGCCGACGTGGCCGCGGTCTGTCGGCAGGTCGACGGCCTCCCGCTCGGCATCGAGCTGCTCGCGGCGCGGGTCACCACGATGCCGCCGGCCACGGCGCACCACTACCTCCAGGCGCACCCGGCGATCGGACTGGAGCAGCCGCGCCGGGCGCCGGCGGTCTCCACGCGTCACCAGTCGCTGCACGCCGCCCTGGAGTGGACCCATGCTCTGGTGCCGGACGATGCCAGCACGCTGCTGCGCCGGATGGCGGTCTTCTCCGGCCCGGTCGGGTTGGAGCAGCTCGGGGTGCTGCACACCTGGGACGGTGACGAGACCGACGGCCAGCGCGACTCCGAGCTCCTGGACCTGGTCGCCGACCTGGTCGACGTACGGCTGGTGGAGCCGCGGACGGTGCACCACGAGCCGACCTTCGCGCTGCTGCCGCTGGTCCGGGACTTCGCTCTCGCTCAGCTCGACGCGCACGGGGAGCGGGAGATGGCCGAGGAGCGTCGCGCGGAGGCGTGCCTGGCGCTGGTCCGGGCGCGCAAGCGCGACCTCGACCTCGGGTCGGACAGCGACGCCATGGTCGAGCTCGGCGCCCGCGAGACCGACCTGCGCCAGGTCCTCGACCGGCTGGTCGCCGCCGACGACCTCGCCCGGGGATGGACCTGGCCAGCGGGATCACCGCGTTGGTCTTCCGGCGCGGGTACGACGGCTTCGTCGCCGCGGCACTGCAGCGGCTGCTGGCCTCGCATGCCCGTATCCACGGCACGCCTGCGGGCGACGCACTGCTCGACGCGGTCCTGCCCGAGGCGGTCCTGGTCGAGGCGATGCTCCGGCTGGCGCAGATCCGCCTCCTCACCGAGCGGCCCGCCGACCTGGACGCGGTCCGCACCCTGCTCCGCGACGCGGCCGGACGGGCCAGCGCGCTGA
- a CDS encoding helix-turn-helix domain-containing protein → MLRLAQIRLLTERPADLDAVRTLLRDAAGRASALTDAQVRLLAHALMIRTLPVTGDFAGAAEAVVHGLALAEEQGDDRMVARFSGWAGMVRNRLGDAQGATACARRSLDAALASDDAPALIIVWLCLQGVPDDLARPMLARLPGLPELLGVARRIHDRRSESLLLRTAAAAAVMHGDATTAARLAADCLRVGGRSLQSDALNSMTAVIVEVAAARGDHATAVRLDGTLADHRELLVGSAPQAWMERYDATVARSRAALGEPAATHAFDDGRTTPLAARPDIVRDYADLVARADSVPAPVTPPPAAAPELPLDRLTPREHQVLQRIATGATNKQIAEQLGMTAKTVMHHSGAIYRKLGVRGRAEATAWAYRAGQMD, encoded by the coding sequence ATGCTCCGGCTGGCGCAGATCCGCCTCCTCACCGAGCGGCCCGCCGACCTGGACGCGGTCCGCACCCTGCTCCGCGACGCGGCCGGACGGGCCAGCGCGCTGACCGACGCACAGGTGCGCCTGCTGGCGCACGCGCTGATGATCCGCACGCTCCCGGTGACCGGGGACTTCGCCGGCGCCGCCGAGGCGGTCGTGCACGGCTTGGCCCTCGCCGAGGAGCAGGGCGACGACCGGATGGTCGCGCGGTTCAGCGGCTGGGCGGGGATGGTGCGCAACCGGCTCGGGGACGCGCAGGGTGCCACCGCGTGCGCTCGCCGCTCCCTCGACGCGGCGCTGGCCAGCGACGACGCTCCGGCCCTGATCATCGTGTGGCTCTGCCTGCAGGGGGTGCCCGACGACCTCGCCCGGCCGATGCTCGCCCGGCTGCCCGGACTGCCGGAGCTGCTCGGGGTCGCCCGGCGGATCCACGACCGGCGCAGCGAGTCGCTGCTGCTCCGGACCGCGGCTGCGGCCGCGGTGATGCACGGTGATGCGACGACCGCCGCCCGCCTCGCCGCCGACTGCCTCCGGGTCGGTGGCCGCAGCCTCCAGTCCGACGCGCTGAACTCGATGACCGCGGTGATCGTGGAGGTCGCGGCCGCGCGCGGCGACCACGCGACCGCCGTACGGCTCGACGGCACGCTGGCCGACCACCGCGAGCTGCTCGTGGGCTCCGCGCCCCAGGCCTGGATGGAGCGGTACGACGCCACCGTCGCCCGCTCCCGCGCCGCTCTCGGCGAGCCGGCCGCCACCCACGCCTTCGACGACGGTCGTACGACGCCGCTGGCCGCCCGGCCCGACATCGTGCGCGACTACGCGGACCTGGTCGCCCGGGCCGACAGCGTCCCGGCACCGGTGACCCCACCGCCGGCCGCGGCGCCCGAGCTGCCCCTCGACCGACTCACCCCGCGCGAGCACCAGGTGCTGCAGCGGATCGCGACCGGGGCCACCAACAAGCAGATCGCCGAGCAGCTCGGGATGACCGCCAAGACGGTGATGCACCACTCCGGCGCGATCTACCGCAAGCTCGGCGTGCGCGGGCGGGCGGAGGCGACCGCCTGGGCCTACCGGGCGGGGCAGATGGACTGA
- a CDS encoding collagen-binding domain-containing protein — MLTPTNVTRASGSSALAAIVLVAVVVAAAAGALSRPTPAYAEPFINPMAAAGDFTVMTEGDAHFGNSEIEGSIATGGDFSFDDDYPILHSTGLTPPGYSLAQVDGDYTRLLVRGAFDDSTGQVSEVSSRNDTLAGQPQPADQLGFVKIGDLADLDVSERGAGAVWVADGPGGTEPGIYDPNQPYIADPDPATGSRVQLSDTGWDDYFAGIDNTDQTTTCLTGLEQTTTIEQGNDADDALIEITPGATNVVTVTPTSPIFGPGARILLSNPLSPDTTLVFKVTGAAGAVLDLPVFDAETNPTAENPNPIAPYTLWDLSSNAGSEVEITGELVSGSIYAPGVDLVLDPSSPFEGQIISETLVTEGGEEIHHYAFEGTIDCGQPTTTPPTTPTTPTTPPPPPPRRHRRRRRHRSPNPRSRARSRRARRPRPPPRPVPGAGRHRRPGRRAPGHRCADGAAGRPRGRARPDRRRHRAPHPATRRTRVTGAGRGSAVVTPGCAGTARSGAR; from the coding sequence ATGCTCACCCCAACGAACGTCACCCGTGCCTCGGGGTCGTCCGCCCTCGCAGCGATCGTTCTGGTCGCCGTGGTGGTCGCGGCAGCCGCCGGCGCTCTGTCCCGACCGACGCCGGCGTACGCCGAGCCGTTCATCAACCCGATGGCAGCGGCAGGCGACTTCACCGTCATGACCGAGGGCGATGCGCACTTCGGGAACTCCGAGATCGAGGGTTCCATCGCGACGGGCGGCGACTTCAGCTTCGACGACGACTACCCGATCCTGCACAGCACCGGGCTGACGCCTCCGGGCTACTCGCTCGCCCAGGTCGACGGCGACTACACCCGGCTACTGGTGCGCGGCGCCTTCGACGACTCGACGGGCCAGGTGTCCGAGGTCAGCTCCCGCAACGACACCCTGGCCGGACAACCGCAGCCGGCCGACCAGCTGGGCTTCGTCAAGATCGGTGATCTCGCCGATCTCGACGTTTCCGAGCGTGGCGCCGGGGCGGTCTGGGTCGCCGACGGCCCGGGCGGCACCGAACCCGGCATCTACGACCCCAACCAGCCCTACATCGCCGACCCCGACCCGGCGACCGGTTCGCGGGTGCAGCTGAGCGACACCGGTTGGGACGACTACTTCGCGGGCATCGACAACACCGACCAGACCACCACCTGCCTGACCGGGTTGGAGCAGACCACCACGATCGAGCAGGGCAACGACGCCGACGACGCGCTGATCGAGATCACCCCCGGCGCCACCAACGTCGTCACCGTCACCCCCACCTCGCCGATCTTCGGTCCCGGCGCCCGGATCCTGCTCAGCAACCCGCTCTCGCCCGACACCACGCTGGTGTTCAAGGTGACCGGTGCAGCGGGTGCGGTCCTGGACCTGCCGGTGTTCGACGCCGAGACGAACCCCACCGCGGAGAACCCGAACCCGATCGCGCCCTACACGCTGTGGGACCTGAGCTCCAACGCGGGCTCCGAGGTCGAGATCACCGGCGAACTCGTGAGTGGTTCGATCTACGCTCCCGGGGTCGACCTCGTCCTGGACCCGTCGAGTCCGTTCGAGGGGCAGATCATCTCCGAGACCCTGGTGACCGAGGGCGGCGAGGAGATCCACCACTACGCGTTCGAGGGCACGATCGACTGCGGGCAGCCGACGACCACTCCGCCGACCACGCCCACCACGCCCACCACCCCACCACCCCCACCACCCCGACGACACCGACGACGCCGACGGCACCGATCACCGAACCCACGGAGTCGGGCACGGTCTCGGAGAGCACGCAGGCCCCGACCTCCGCCACGTCCGGTCCCGGGGGCCGGGCGGCACCGGCGCCCAGGGCGGCGGGCTCCCGGACACCGGTGCGCCGACGGGGCTGCTGGCCGGCCTCGTGGCCGGGCTCGCCCTGATCGCCGGAGGCATCGCGCTCCTCACCCGGCAACGCGGCGAACACGAGTGACGGGGGCCGGGCGCGGCTCGGCCGTCGTCACCCCTGGCTGCGCAGGTACCGCCCGAAGTGGGGCACGGTGA
- a CDS encoding ATP-binding protein, protein MDPIRNPYAPGAGQRPPELAGRDEQLRAFDVVLERIARGRAERSLVLTGLRGVGKTVLLNALRSAAVRKGWGTGKLEARPDQSLRRPLSSALHQAVRELAHPEPEETAHVLGVIRAFAEREAGADAKLRDKWSPGISAPVVRGRADSGDIEIDLVELLTDVGGLAADVGKGVGIFIDEMQDLGPADVSAMCAACHELSQNGLPVIVVGAGLPHLPAVLSASKSYSERLFSYQRIDRLAREAADRALTAPADEEEAEFTDEALTAMYDATGGYPYFIQAYGKTVWDLAPRSPITANDVEVAAPEAERELAVGFFGSRYERATPGERDYLRAMADADGGERDDPVGSVATSDVALVLGKKPQSLSPARDSLMKKGLIYSGERGRIAFTVPHFGRYLRSQG, encoded by the coding sequence GTGGACCCGATCCGTAACCCCTACGCACCCGGCGCCGGGCAGCGCCCGCCCGAGCTCGCCGGCCGCGACGAGCAGCTGCGGGCCTTCGACGTGGTGCTCGAGCGCATCGCCCGCGGGCGCGCCGAACGAAGCCTCGTGCTCACCGGTCTGCGCGGTGTCGGCAAGACCGTGCTGCTCAACGCGCTGCGCTCGGCGGCGGTGCGCAAGGGGTGGGGGACCGGCAAGCTGGAGGCCCGTCCGGACCAGTCGCTGCGACGGCCCCTGTCCTCCGCGCTGCACCAGGCGGTCCGCGAGCTGGCGCACCCCGAGCCCGAGGAGACCGCGCACGTGCTCGGGGTGATCCGGGCGTTCGCGGAGCGGGAGGCCGGGGCCGACGCCAAGCTGCGGGACAAGTGGAGCCCCGGCATCTCCGCCCCCGTGGTGCGCGGCCGTGCCGACTCCGGCGACATCGAGATCGACCTGGTCGAGCTGCTCACCGACGTCGGGGGGCTGGCCGCCGACGTCGGCAAGGGGGTCGGCATCTTCATCGACGAGATGCAGGACCTCGGACCGGCCGACGTCTCCGCGATGTGCGCGGCCTGCCACGAGCTCAGCCAGAACGGCCTGCCGGTGATCGTCGTCGGGGCGGGGCTGCCGCACCTGCCGGCGGTGCTGAGCGCCAGCAAGTCCTACTCCGAGCGCCTCTTCTCCTACCAGCGCATCGACCGGCTGGCCCGGGAGGCCGCCGACCGCGCGCTGACCGCGCCGGCCGACGAGGAGGAGGCCGAGTTCACCGACGAGGCGCTGACGGCCATGTACGACGCCACCGGCGGCTACCCGTACTTCATCCAGGCCTACGGCAAGACCGTGTGGGACCTCGCCCCGAGGTCCCCGATCACCGCCAACGACGTCGAGGTCGCCGCGCCCGAGGCCGAGCGCGAGCTGGCGGTCGGCTTCTTCGGCTCCCGCTACGAGCGGGCCACCCCCGGGGAGCGGGACTACCTGCGGGCGATGGCCGACGCGGACGGCGGCGAGCGGGACGACCCGGTCGGTTCGGTGGCCACCTCCGACGTCGCACTGGTGCTGGGGAAGAAGCCGCAGTCGCTCTCCCCGGCCCGGGACTCGCTGATGAAGAAGGGGCTGATCTACTCCGGCGAGCGGGGTCGGATCGCGTTCACCGTGCCCCACTTCGGGCGGTACCTGCGCAGCCAGGGGTGA